A section of the Streptomyces sp. CG1 genome encodes:
- a CDS encoding NmrA family NAD(P)-binding protein, whose protein sequence is MDYSPEAGMRPILVTGAAGSVGAVGRTVVQGLRRRDFQVRALVRQDDDRAQALRATGAEVVVGDLTCARDVADALDGCGRMYFGMAVSAQYLLAAVTTAAVARAYGRLEAFVNMSQLTVSEIDATSGSESHQHRQQWLVEQVLDWSGLPVVQVRPTVFMENPLFQTLFSSIAKDGVIRWPFNEAKTSPIAAGDVAAAVEEILADPAGHIGRTYELTGPRSQDVAALAAEISDALHRTVGYTDVPLQEWLDNDLAALELPSHVLQHISTMARLHLAGRYDRQADGMEEITGRSAAGVAGFVRKNPELFTR, encoded by the coding sequence ATGGACTACAGCCCGGAAGCAGGCATGCGGCCCATTCTGGTGACCGGTGCTGCGGGCAGCGTCGGGGCCGTCGGCAGGACCGTGGTCCAAGGGCTGCGGCGCCGGGACTTCCAGGTGCGTGCTCTGGTACGCCAGGATGACGACCGTGCCCAGGCGCTGCGCGCCACGGGTGCCGAGGTCGTGGTCGGGGACCTGACGTGTGCCCGTGATGTCGCCGACGCCCTCGACGGCTGTGGCCGGATGTATTTCGGCATGGCCGTGTCGGCCCAGTATCTGCTGGCTGCCGTGACCACGGCGGCGGTCGCGCGCGCCTACGGAAGGCTGGAGGCGTTCGTCAACATGTCGCAGCTGACCGTCTCCGAGATCGACGCCACCAGCGGCTCCGAGTCGCACCAGCATCGACAGCAGTGGCTGGTCGAGCAGGTTCTCGACTGGTCAGGCCTGCCCGTGGTCCAGGTCAGGCCCACCGTCTTCATGGAGAACCCGCTCTTCCAGACCCTGTTTTCCTCGATCGCCAAGGACGGCGTCATCAGGTGGCCCTTCAACGAGGCGAAAACCTCCCCGATCGCGGCCGGTGACGTCGCCGCCGCCGTCGAGGAGATTCTGGCCGATCCGGCCGGGCACATCGGCCGGACCTATGAGCTGACCGGTCCCCGATCACAGGACGTCGCCGCTCTGGCCGCGGAGATTTCCGATGCTCTGCACCGCACGGTCGGCTACACCGACGTCCCGTTGCAGGAATGGCTCGACAACGATCTCGCGGCGCTGGAACTGCCGTCCCATGTCCTCCAGCACATCTCCACCATGGCTCGCCTGCACCTGGCCGGGCGCTATGACCGCCAGGCAGACGGTATGGAGGAGATCACCGGGCGCTCCGCCGCGGGAGTAGCCGGGTTCGTCCGCAAGAACCCCGAGCTGTTCACTCGCTGA
- the nthB gene encoding nitrile hydratase subunit beta translates to MDGVADMGGAPGWGSVHPPRQDEPVFSEPWEGRAFALAILSNRASGGNLDSFRHALERLDRAHYIDDGYYGRWLNAGELRLLDSAVLAAGAVDARARNLRGEHVEEPPVPEPAKPDYAPTAEGTLRCLDTAPAFVVGERVRARDMSPAGHTRLPRYVRGRVGVVDVIQPAGVLPDSNAHFLGENPQYVYSVRFDSHDLWGADAEPFELTVDMFESYLETPS, encoded by the coding sequence ATGGACGGTGTTGCCGACATGGGAGGAGCCCCGGGCTGGGGCTCCGTGCATCCGCCGAGACAAGATGAGCCTGTTTTTTCAGAGCCCTGGGAAGGCCGGGCATTCGCGCTCGCGATCCTCTCGAACAGGGCGTCCGGGGGAAACCTGGACTCCTTCCGGCACGCGCTGGAGCGCCTGGACCGGGCGCACTACATCGACGACGGCTACTACGGGCGCTGGCTCAACGCCGGAGAGCTGAGACTCCTCGACAGCGCCGTCCTGGCAGCTGGTGCGGTCGACGCCCGCGCCCGCAACCTCCGCGGCGAGCACGTGGAGGAGCCCCCGGTCCCGGAGCCGGCCAAGCCCGACTACGCGCCGACCGCCGAAGGCACACTGCGCTGCCTCGACACCGCGCCGGCCTTCGTCGTCGGCGAGCGCGTGCGTGCCAGGGACATGTCGCCGGCCGGACACACCAGGCTGCCGCGCTATGTGCGAGGGCGCGTCGGCGTCGTCGACGTCATTCAGCCCGCCGGCGTGCTGCCGGACTCCAACGCGCACTTCCTGGGCGAGAACCCGCAGTACGTCTACTCGGTGCGCTTCGACTCTCATGACCTGTGGGGCGCCGACGCCGAGCCCTTCGAGCTCACGGTGGACATGTTCGAGAGTTACCTGGAGACCCCCTCATGA